In the genome of Triticum urartu cultivar G1812 chromosome 5, Tu2.1, whole genome shotgun sequence, one region contains:
- the LOC125509989 gene encoding uncharacterized protein LOC125509989 isoform X2, which produces MPELLLSPARPSSLLCAAQEGLRSPLDQSHRELGVVALAGDLAVPSAPPSTSNLDEHVFVYVLSYFLHTRCLCVCPSQFQSQILKDAISGHGSTVAASSFTEDLFIPTEIRGYDYVIGDVRKGDQQGEDCMKNSCYQLGLDAPRKNTERRAEFRACSAPSMHQGKYIRGKGITCSAR; this is translated from the exons ATGCCCGAGCTCCTCCTCTCTCCCGCGCGCCCGAGCTCCTTGTTGTGCGCCGCCCAGGAGGGCTTGCGCTCGCCGCTCGACCAGAGCCACCGCGAGCTGGGCGTCGTTGCACTTGCCGGCGACCTGGCCGTCCCCTCTGCACCGCCCTCCACCTCAAATTTGGACGAGCATGTGTTTGTGTATGTTCTCAGTTATTTTTTGCACACAAGGTGTTTGTGTGTTTGTCCGAGCCAGTTTCAGTCACAGATCCTTAAG GATGCCATCTCAGGTCATGGATCCACTGTGGCCGCTTCGTCCTTCACTGAGGACCTTTTCATCCCCACAGAGATCAGAG GTTATGACTATGTCATAGGTGACGTGCGGAAAGGTGACCAACAAGGAGAAGATTGCATGAAGAATTCTTGCTATCAACTAGGGCTGGATGCCCCCAGGAAGAATACT GAAAGGAGAGCAGAGTTCAGGGCATGTTCAGCTCCATCCATGCATCAAGGGAAATATATACGAGGCAAAGGAATTACGTGTTCTGCTAGATGA
- the LOC125509989 gene encoding uncharacterized protein LOC125509989 isoform X1, giving the protein MPELLLSPARPSSLLCAAQEGLRSPLDQSHRELGVVALAGDLAVPSAPPSTSNLDEHVFVYVLSYFLHTRCLCVCPSQFQSQILKDAISGHGSTVAASSFTEDLFIPTEIRGYDYVIGDVRKGDQQGEDCMKNSCYQLGLDAPRKNTSKQERRAEFRACSAPSMHQGKYIRGKGITCSAR; this is encoded by the exons ATGCCCGAGCTCCTCCTCTCTCCCGCGCGCCCGAGCTCCTTGTTGTGCGCCGCCCAGGAGGGCTTGCGCTCGCCGCTCGACCAGAGCCACCGCGAGCTGGGCGTCGTTGCACTTGCCGGCGACCTGGCCGTCCCCTCTGCACCGCCCTCCACCTCAAATTTGGACGAGCATGTGTTTGTGTATGTTCTCAGTTATTTTTTGCACACAAGGTGTTTGTGTGTTTGTCCGAGCCAGTTTCAGTCACAGATCCTTAAG GATGCCATCTCAGGTCATGGATCCACTGTGGCCGCTTCGTCCTTCACTGAGGACCTTTTCATCCCCACAGAGATCAGAG GTTATGACTATGTCATAGGTGACGTGCGGAAAGGTGACCAACAAGGAGAAGATTGCATGAAGAATTCTTGCTATCAACTAGGGCTGGATGCCCCCAGGAAGAATACT TCAAAACAGGAAAGGAGAGCAGAGTTCAGGGCATGTTCAGCTCCATCCATGCATCAAGGGAAATATATACGAGGCAAAGGAATTACGTGTTCTGCTAGATGA
- the LOC125509990 gene encoding hsp70 nucleotide exchange factor FES1, protein MAKARPHSGRSGHRRRNLLLAAALLSAALLLPAAMASAAVAAAAEGDGENRSRGAATQWATGKDEGELAAEREAAGGGSVVEDDFAGGFGSLDSMLQWAIGNSDPGRLKEEAADVQKLSEDELLKRRHEIKDLMEKLKMPSDADLMKIAIADLNNASISLEDRQRALQELLILVEPIDNANDLDKIGGLVPVIQDLNNANEEIRITSAWILGTASQNNALVQSQILGYGALARLVKMGYSTSAKEAAKAMYAISALIRNNVNGQEAFALENGNAMLQHILGSNSVDLRLQKKAVFLITDLADFQLNSGNSGLTFLSERVLLKSVTDMLSKFDLDLQEKVLLAIRSLLKLPSTDATDLESCGLDSVLYRLGVQLEELPSEEQKEYAGEVDALRREVEMLFQQKLKPGTATAAL, encoded by the exons ATGGCGAAGGCGAGGCCGCACTCGGGGCGATCCGGTCACCGCCGCCGCAACCTCCTCCTCGCAGCTGCTCTCCTGTCGGCGGCTCTGCTCCTTCCGGCGGCGATGGCCTccgcggcggtggcggcggcggcggagggggACGGGGAGAACAGGTCGCGGGGGGCGGCGACGCAGTGGGCGACGGGGAAGGACGAGGGGGAGCTGGCCGCGGAGCGGGAGGCCGCTGGCGGGGGCTCGGTGGTGGAGGACGACTTCGCGGGCGGCTTCGGCTCCCTCGACAGCATGCTGCAGTGGGCCATCG GAAATTCAGATCCAGGAAGACTGAAAGAAGAGGCGGCGGATGTGCAGAAGTTATCTGAGGATGAGCTGCTCAAGCGGCGGCATGAGATTAAG GACTTGATGGAGAAGTTAAAGATGCCATCAGATGCTGACTTAATGAAGATTGCAATTGCTGACTTAAACAATGCGTCAATTTCACTGGAGGATCGCCAGCGTGCATTGCAAGAGCTTTTAATTCTTGTTGAGCCCATTGATAATGCCAATG ACCTTGACAAAATTGGGGGCCTTGTTCCTGTGATTCAAGATCTTAACAATGCAAATGAAGAAATACGGATCACCTCTGCATGGATCCTGGGTACAGCCAGTCAGAATAATGCCCTTGTCCAAAGCCAG ATTCTTGGTTATGGAGCTTTGGCAAGATTAGTGAAGATGGGTTATTCCACTTCGGCAAAAGAAGCTGCGAAGGCAATGTATGCCATATCGGCTTTGATCAGAAATAACGTAAATGGTCAGGAGGCATTCGCTTTGGAAAATGGGAACGCAATGTTGCAG CACATATTGGGAAGCAACAGCGTTGATCTTCGGCTTCAGAAGAAGGCGGTGTTTCTAATAACAGACCTGGCGGACTTTCAGCTAAATTCTGGAAACTCAGGGCTCACTTTCTTAAGTGAACGCGTTTTGCTGAAGTCAGTCACCGATATGTTATCAAAGTTTGACCTTGACCTTCAAGAAAAG GTTTTGTTGGCCATTAGGAGTCTACTGAAGCTTCCCTCGACGGACGCTACAGACTTGGAGTCATGCGGCCTAGACAGTGTGCTGTACAGACTGGGGGTGCAGCTGGAGGAGCTGCCATCAGAGGAGCAGAAGGAGTACGCCGGGGAGGTTGATGCCCTCCGGAGAGAAGTAGAGATGCTCTTCCAACAGAAGCTCAAGCCG GGTACGGCTACCGCGGCGTTATAG
- the LOC125509991 gene encoding DNA repair RAD52-like protein 2, chloroplastic, producing the protein MEAAAATGLRPFAAPLGPARGAGAGAGWRSGQGRRRLGRGARVAARLDGGVGKGVPTTNYVVPLDKPTGMTRPLVEILRDLNKRVPDKIIDPDTNTVPWYHANRMLSFYAPGWCGEVRDVIYSNSGTVTVVYRVILKGTDGEAFRDATGTAKVHEGRNDDAVAAAEEAAFSKACARFGFGLYLYHQGEIP; encoded by the exons ATGGAGGCCGCGGCGGCCACGGGGCTCCGCCCCTTCGCCGCGCCGCTCGGGCCCGCGAGGGGGGCGGGCGCGGGCGCAGGCTGGCGGTCCGGGCAGGGCCGGCGGCGGCTTGGGCGGGGCGCGCGGGTGGCGGCGAGGCTGGACGGGGGCGTGGGGAAGGGGGTGCCCACCACCAACTACGTCGTGCCGCTCGACAAGCCCACCGGGATGACCCGCCCGCTCGTCGAGATCCTCAGGGACCTCAACAAGCGCGTCCCCGACAAGATCATCGACCCCGACACCAACACCGTCCCATG GTACCATGCCAACAGAATGCTCAGCTTTTATGCACCAG GTTGGTGTGGTGAAGTTCGTGATGTTATTTATTCCAACAGTGGAACTGTGACCGTGGTCTATCGAGTGATTCTGAAAGGAACGGATGGAGAG GCTTTCAGAGATGCCACAGGCACGGCAAAGGTGCACGAGGGACGTAACGACGACGCTGTTGCGGCTGCGGAGGAGGCAGCATTCAGCAAGGCCTGCGCCCGGTTTGGTTTCGGCCTGTACCTGTACCACCAGGGTGAGATCCCGTAG